A genome region from Mastacembelus armatus chromosome 8, fMasArm1.2, whole genome shotgun sequence includes the following:
- the LOC113141295 gene encoding transcription factor Sox-8, whose translation MLKMTEEHDKCISDQPCSPSGTNSSMSQDESDSDAPSSPTGSDGQGSLLTGLGKKLDSEDDDRFPACIRDAVSQVLKGYDWSLVPMPVRGNGSLKNKPHVKRPMNAFMVWAQAARRKLADQYPHLHNAELSKTLGKLWRLLSESEKRPFVDEAERLRVQHKKDHPDYKYQPRRRKNVKPGQSDSDSGAELAHHMYKAEPGMGGLAGMTDGHHHPEHTGQPHGPPTPPTTPKTDLHHGVKQDLKHEGRRLVDSNRQNIDFSNVDISELSTDVISNIETFDVHEFDQYLPLNGHASGTSTLPSDHSHGQTPAPSSSYTSSYSHATANGSAWSRKSTMSSSSPSAGEVGQHRLHIKTEQLSPSHYSEHSHGSPSHSDYGSYSSQACVTSATSAASAAASFSNSQCDYTDLQSSNYYNPYSGYPSSLYQYPYFHSSRRPYGSPILNSLSMAPAHSPSTSSWDQPVYTTLSRP comes from the exons atgttaaaaatgacagaagaacATGACAAGTGTATCAGCGACCAGCCGTGCAGTCCGTCGGGCACCAACAGCTCCATGTCCCAGGACGAGTCCGACTCAGATGCTCCGTCTTCACCGACCGGCTCCGACGGTCAAGGATCCCTGCTTACCGGTTTGGGCAAGAAACTGGACTCCGAGGATGACGACCGGTTCCCAGCTTGCATACGGGACGCAGTTTCTCAAGTTCTCAAAGGATACGACTGGTCCTTGGTGCCTATGCCTGTAAGGGGGAACGGATCTCTGAAGAACAAACCTCACGTCAAGAGACCCATGAATGCGTTCATGGTTTGGGCGCAAGCGGCCCGGAGAAAACTGGCGGATCAGTATCCACACCTGCACAACGCCGAACTGAGCAAGACGCTGGGGAAACTGTGGCG cTTGCTTTCAGAGAGTGAAAAGAGACCATTTGTAGATGAAGCAGAGAGGCTTCGGGTTCAGCACAAGAAAGATCATCCAGACTACAAGTACCAGCCTCGGCGACGGAAGAATGTAAAACCAGGCCAGAGCGACTCAGACTCAGGAGCAGAACTGGCACATCATATGTATAAAGCTGAACCGGGGATGGGAGGACTGGCAGGGATGACTGATGGACACCACCACCCCGAGCATACAG ggCAGCCCCATGGTCCCCCTACACCCCCTACTACTCCCAAAACAGACCTGCACCACGGGGTGAAGCAGGATCTCAAACATGAGGGCCGTCGTCTTGTTGACAGCAACAGGCAAAACATCGACTTCAGCAATGTAGACATATCTGAGCTCAGCACTGATGTCATCAGCAACATTGAGACCTTCGATGTGCACGAGTTTGACCAGTACCTCCCGCTTAACGGCCACGCCTCAGGCACCTCCACCTTGCCTTCAGACCACAGCCATGGGCAGACTCCAGCACCCAGCAGCTCATACACTTCCTCATATAGTCACGCAACTGCCAACGGGTCAGCATGGAGCCGCAAGAGCACCATgtcttcctcttcaccctctgCCGGTGAGGTGGGTCAGCACCGACTCCATATTAAAACGGAGCAACTAAGCCCCAGCCACTACAGTGAGCACTCCCACGGGTCACCCTCACACTCTGATTACGGCTCCTACAGTAGTCAGGCCTGTGTCACTTCGGCCACATCAGCTGCCTCGGCTGCAGCCTCTTTCTCCAACTCCCAGTGTGACTATACTGACCTCCAGAGCTCCAATTATTACAACCCTTACTCTGGCTACCCTTCTAGCCTCTACCAGTACCCTTACTTCCACTCGTCCCGGCGGCCCTATGGCAGCCCAATCCTCAACAGTCTGTCCATGGCTCCAGCTCACAGCCCCAGCACCTCCAGCTGGGACCAGCCTGTCTACACCACGCTGTCTCGACCTTAA